A genome region from Setaria italica strain Yugu1 chromosome III, Setaria_italica_v2.0, whole genome shotgun sequence includes the following:
- the LOC101780248 gene encoding peroxidase 15, whose amino-acid sequence MAAASSRSASLGLLVAAHCALLLALAGGASAGGVALSSTFYDASCPTAYDVVRRVIQNARVSDPRIPASLIRLHFHDCFVQGCDGSLLLDDDLPTIQTEKNVLANNNSARGFPVVDDIKAALEHACPGIVSCADILALAAEISVELAGGPRWSGLLGRRDGTTTNVESANNLPSPFDSLNVLQEKFRNFNLDDTDLVALQGAHTFGKVQCQFTRENCTAGQREGDLKNLDQVTPDLFDNKYYGNLLEGRAQLPSDEVMLSDPTAAATTAPVVQRFAGNQQDFFRNFAASMIKMGNISPLTGKDGEIRKNCRRVNSRGY is encoded by the exons ATGGCGGCCGCTTCCTCTCGCTCCGCTTCTCTTGGGCTGCTGGTAGCCGCGCActgcgccctcctcctcgccttggCTGGCGGCGCTAGTGCCGGTGGCGTGGCGCTGAGCTCCACGTTCTACGACGCGTCGTGCCCCACCGCCTACGACGTCGTCCGGCGCGTCATCCAGAACGCGCGCGTCTCAGACCCGCGCATCCCGGCCAGCCtcatccgcctccactttcacGACTGCTTCGTCCAGGGCTGCGACGGCTCGCTCCTCCTTGACGACGACCTCCCGACGATCCAGACCGAGAAGAACGTGCTTGCCAACAACAACTCGGCGCGCGGCTTTCCCGTGGTCGACGACATCAAGGCCGCGCTGGAGCACGCGTGTCCCGGCATCGTCTCCTGCGCTGATATCCTCGCCCTAGCGGCTGAGATCTCCGTCGAACTC GCAGGAGGGCCACGATGGAGCGGGCTGCTCGGCCGGCGAGACGGCACGACGACCAACGTCGAGAGCGCCAACAACCTCCCGAGCCCTTTCGACTCCCTGAACGTTCTCCAGGAGAAGTTCAGAAACTTCAACCTCGACGACACTGACCTCGTCGCCCTCCAAG GAGCGCACACGTTCGGCAAAGTGCAGTGCCAGTTCACGCGGGAGAACTGCACGGCCGGGCAGCGTGAGGGTGACCTGAAGAACCTGGATCAGGTCACACCCGACCTGTTCGACAACAAGTATTACGGCAACCTGTTGGAGGGCCGCGCCCAGCTCCCCTCCGACGAGGTCATGCTGTCCGACCCCACCGCGGCGGCAACCACCGCTCCCGTTGTTCAGCGGTTCGCAGGCAACCAACAGGATTTCTTCAGGAACTTCGCGGCGTCCATGATTAAGATGGGCAACATCAGCCCCTTAACAGGGAAGGATGGAGAgatcaggaagaactgccggaGAGTCAATAGCAGAGGGTACTGA